Proteins co-encoded in one Jeotgalibacillus malaysiensis genomic window:
- a CDS encoding L-alanine-DL-glutamate epimerase: MKIRSIETFRVRVPLKKPFKTALRTLTVSDSVIVKITDEEGRTGYGEAPPTHVITGDSLSSIEEAVNGIIAPKCIGQSLLNRENLLHIVNTSMVRNTSAKAAVDCAIHDLLAQHAGLPLYQFLGGAADSFETDYTVSVNEPDEMAADAAQFNNDGFSVLKIKVGIGAIEDDLKRIRAIREKTDCTLRLDANQGWTAKEAVYAISRMEDEGLNIELVEQPVKAHDLKGLKYVTDHTYTKIMADESVFSPQDAIQVLEMGAADLINIKLMKAGGIHQALTIAKLAEAYGIPCMTGSMIETKVGITAAAHFAASQRNITRYDFDAPLLLAEDIVNGGVQFNGARMTFNEAAGLGIESIKEHAVLGEVIK; this comes from the coding sequence ATGAAGATCCGCTCTATTGAAACGTTCCGCGTAAGAGTGCCGCTCAAAAAACCGTTTAAAACAGCGCTCAGGACACTGACTGTTTCTGATTCTGTGATCGTAAAAATTACGGATGAGGAAGGTCGCACAGGGTACGGTGAAGCACCACCGACACATGTGATTACCGGCGACTCACTATCAAGTATTGAAGAAGCGGTTAATGGCATCATCGCGCCGAAATGTATCGGACAGTCACTTTTAAACAGAGAAAATCTGCTTCATATCGTGAACACGTCAATGGTGCGCAATACGAGCGCGAAGGCGGCTGTGGATTGTGCGATTCATGATCTGCTCGCACAGCACGCCGGCCTGCCGTTGTATCAATTCTTAGGCGGCGCGGCTGATTCATTTGAAACAGACTATACGGTTAGTGTGAATGAGCCCGATGAAATGGCTGCAGATGCAGCACAATTTAACAATGACGGCTTTTCTGTTTTGAAAATAAAGGTTGGGATCGGCGCAATTGAAGATGATCTCAAGCGCATCAGGGCAATCCGTGAGAAAACGGACTGCACGCTGAGACTTGATGCGAATCAGGGGTGGACGGCGAAAGAGGCCGTGTATGCGATCAGCCGGATGGAGGATGAGGGGCTGAATATTGAACTCGTCGAACAGCCGGTAAAAGCCCATGATCTTAAAGGTTTAAAATACGTGACAGATCATACATATACGAAAATTATGGCAGATGAAAGTGTCTTCAGCCCGCAGGATGCCATCCAGGTGCTGGAAATGGGTGCTGCGGATCTGATCAATATTAAGCTCATGAAAGCAGGGGGGATCCATCAGGCACTTACGATTGCAAAGCTTGCTGAAGCCTATGGAATTCCGTGTATGACCGGCAGTATGATTGAAACGAAGGTCGGCATCACAGCAGCTGCCCACTTTGCAGCAAGTCAGCGTAACATTACGCGCTATGATTTTGACGCACCGCTTTTACTTGCTGAGGATATTGTAAATGGAGGCGTGCAATTTAACGGGGCCCGGATGACATTTAACGAAGCAGCGGGTCTTGGCATTGAATCAATTAAGGAACACGCAGTCCTTGGGGAGGTTATCAAATGA
- a CDS encoding cytochrome C, with protein sequence MKKWGIFLFSIVMVLVLAACTANDEAGQEEQDEGVQSEEGGEKVLRMNNGTEPTSMNPPIGFDASSWNVLNNVMEGLTRLGQDDQPQEAMAESWEVSEDGLTYTFSIREDANWSNGEPVTAEDFVYAWTYMLEPETASPAAFLAYFIEGAEAFNAGEGSAEDLGLTAVDEKTFEVTLTQPTGAFLNIISNPSFFPVHKATAEENPEWFAEADTFVANGPFKLEAWEHDSEIVMAKNEEYWDAETVKLDKVHWAMVSDTNTEYQMFESGDLDMTEIPADSAEELIDSENVVIEDQAGLAFYRFNVEEEPFQNKKIRQAIGKAVNQQELVDYVTKMGEVPATGFVSPGFEDAEGNDFRETNGDLQTFDAEEAKALLEEGMEEEGYDELPTITLTYSNTESNRIVAEAIQQMVSQNIGVDMELSASESNVFLDEQRALQHQLSRSSFLHDYADPVNALESFVTGSSMNRTGWSNEEYDQLIADAKAETDEQARYELLYEAEKLLMEEAPIFTLHYYNQVYLYADSISDVVRHPVGYLELKWADKEA encoded by the coding sequence ATGAAAAAATGGGGAATCTTTTTATTTTCAATCGTCATGGTGCTTGTACTTGCAGCCTGCACGGCGAACGATGAAGCCGGTCAGGAAGAGCAGGATGAAGGCGTCCAGAGCGAAGAAGGCGGAGAGAAAGTCCTTCGCATGAACAACGGTACCGAGCCTACTTCAATGAACCCGCCAATCGGTTTTGACGCATCATCATGGAACGTACTGAATAACGTAATGGAAGGACTGACGCGTCTTGGTCAGGACGACCAGCCACAGGAAGCAATGGCAGAGTCATGGGAAGTATCTGAAGACGGACTTACATACACGTTTTCAATTCGTGAAGATGCGAACTGGTCAAACGGAGAGCCTGTAACAGCAGAGGACTTCGTTTATGCATGGACTTACATGCTTGAGCCTGAGACAGCATCTCCCGCAGCGTTTCTTGCTTACTTCATTGAGGGCGCTGAAGCTTTCAACGCAGGTGAAGGCAGTGCAGAAGACCTTGGTCTGACTGCAGTAGACGAAAAAACATTTGAAGTAACACTGACACAGCCAACTGGCGCATTCTTAAATATCATCTCGAACCCTTCATTCTTCCCGGTGCATAAAGCAACCGCTGAAGAAAACCCTGAGTGGTTTGCTGAAGCTGACACGTTCGTTGCAAACGGACCATTCAAGCTTGAAGCATGGGAGCATGACAGCGAAATCGTCATGGCGAAAAACGAAGAGTACTGGGATGCAGAAACTGTAAAGCTTGATAAAGTTCACTGGGCAATGGTCAGCGATACAAACACTGAGTACCAGATGTTTGAAAGCGGAGACCTAGATATGACTGAAATTCCTGCAGACAGCGCTGAAGAATTGATTGACTCTGAAAATGTGGTCATCGAAGATCAGGCTGGTCTTGCATTCTACCGTTTTAACGTAGAAGAAGAGCCTTTCCAGAACAAGAAAATCCGCCAGGCGATCGGTAAAGCCGTGAACCAGCAGGAGCTTGTTGATTACGTAACGAAAATGGGTGAAGTACCAGCAACAGGATTCGTTTCACCTGGATTTGAAGATGCAGAAGGTAACGACTTCCGTGAAACAAACGGCGACCTTCAGACATTTGACGCTGAAGAAGCAAAAGCACTTCTTGAAGAAGGTATGGAAGAGGAAGGCTATGACGAGCTTCCAACGATCACACTGACTTACAGCAACACAGAATCAAACCGTATCGTCGCTGAAGCAATCCAGCAGATGGTCAGCCAGAACATCGGCGTTGACATGGAGCTTTCAGCTTCAGAAAGTAACGTATTCCTTGATGAGCAGCGCGCGTTGCAGCACCAGCTGTCACGAAGCTCATTCCTGCATGACTACGCTGACCCTGTAAACGCACTTGAAAGCTTTGTCACTGGTTCATCCATGAACCGTACAGGCTGGTCAAACGAAGAATACGATCAGCTGATTGCTGATGCAAAAGCAGAAACAGATGAGCAGGCACGCTACGAGCTTCTATATGAAGCTGAAAAGCTGTTAATGGAAGAAGCACCAATCTTCACACTTCACTACTACAACCAGGTTTACCTGTATGCAGACAGCATCTCTGATGTTGTACGTCACCCGGTTGGATACCTTGAACTGAAGTGGGCAGATAAAGAAGCTTAA
- a CDS encoding peptide ABC transporter ATP-binding protein translates to MTVADRKHRTVDGTTAGKPVLEVRDLEVTFKTYGGTVQAVRGVNFDVYKGETLAIVGESGSGKSVTSSAIMGLIPSPPGEITRGNVQFKGNDLTKLSKKDMREIRGVDISMIFQDPMTALNPTLKIGDQLTEGIRQHQKLSKAQANEKALEMMKLVGIPNPEERLKQYPHQFSGGMRQRIVIAIALMCEPELLIADEPTTALDVTIQAQILELFEEIQKKTGVSIILITHDLGVVAKIAHRIAVMYAGKIVEIGTKREVFYQPEHPYTQGLLDSVPRLDLKGKPLEPIEGTPPDLFSPPAGCPFAARCPHAMFVCEKVVPPSERLSETHQADCWLLDERAQR, encoded by the coding sequence ATGACTGTAGCAGACAGAAAACACCGTACAGTCGATGGGACAACAGCAGGCAAGCCTGTCCTTGAAGTGCGCGACCTCGAAGTAACATTCAAAACCTACGGAGGAACCGTACAGGCCGTGCGCGGTGTGAACTTTGACGTATATAAAGGAGAAACACTCGCCATCGTAGGAGAATCCGGTTCCGGTAAAAGCGTGACATCAAGCGCAATCATGGGGCTGATCCCATCACCACCCGGCGAAATCACACGCGGCAACGTTCAATTTAAAGGAAACGACCTGACGAAGCTCTCCAAAAAAGACATGCGGGAGATCCGCGGCGTTGATATCTCAATGATCTTCCAGGATCCGATGACGGCGCTGAACCCTACTTTAAAAATAGGCGATCAGTTAACAGAAGGGATCCGCCAGCACCAGAAGCTGTCAAAAGCACAGGCGAATGAAAAAGCGCTCGAGATGATGAAGCTGGTAGGCATCCCGAACCCTGAAGAGCGGCTGAAGCAATATCCTCACCAGTTTAGCGGAGGTATGAGACAGCGGATCGTCATTGCGATTGCACTCATGTGTGAGCCGGAGCTGCTTATTGCAGATGAGCCGACAACAGCGCTTGACGTCACGATTCAGGCACAGATTCTTGAACTGTTTGAAGAAATTCAGAAGAAAACCGGCGTTTCCATTATCCTGATCACACACGATCTTGGCGTTGTAGCAAAAATCGCTCACCGGATTGCCGTGATGTATGCAGGTAAAATTGTTGAAATCGGTACAAAGCGCGAGGTCTTTTATCAGCCTGAGCATCCTTATACGCAAGGGTTATTGGATTCAGTGCCGCGACTTGATTTAAAAGGGAAGCCGCTCGAGCCGATCGAAGGCACACCGCCAGATTTATTTTCACCACCGGCCGGCTGTCCATTTGCAGCCAGATGCCCGCATGCGATGTTTGTGTGTGAAAAAGTGGTGCCGCCATCAGAACGGCTGTCAGAAACACACCAGGCAGACTGCTGGCTTTTAGATGAAAGAGCACAAAGGTAA
- a CDS encoding diguanylate cyclase, with translation MRKTVENPPSHQEQIPDDWFRPVGQDREKAEEVVRPSLSYWRDAWRRLLKNKLAMAGLLFLIGLAFMAIFGPMLTPHSPTTQNLPNQNLAPNSTHWFGTDNLGRDVFARTWYGARISLFVGLMAALIDFTIGIIYGGIAGYKGGRTDSAMMRVIEILYGLPYLLVVILLLVVMGPSLVTIIVALTVTGWIGMARIVRGQVMQIKNYEFVTASQSFGAKTSRIIRKNLLPNTMGPIIVQMTLTVPTAIFAEAFLSFLGLGIQAPHASWGVMANDALGVIISGHWWRLFFPAFFISLTMFAFNVLGDGLQDALDPKLRK, from the coding sequence ATGAGAAAAACAGTTGAAAACCCTCCTTCACATCAGGAACAGATTCCAGATGACTGGTTCCGCCCGGTCGGACAGGATCGTGAAAAAGCGGAAGAGGTTGTACGCCCGTCGCTTTCCTATTGGAGAGACGCGTGGAGAAGGTTACTGAAAAACAAGCTGGCAATGGCCGGACTGTTATTTTTAATCGGTCTGGCATTTATGGCGATATTCGGCCCAATGCTGACGCCGCACTCGCCAACAACGCAGAACTTACCGAATCAGAACCTGGCGCCTAACAGCACACACTGGTTTGGAACGGATAATCTGGGACGTGACGTATTCGCAAGGACATGGTACGGCGCAAGGATCAGTTTATTCGTCGGACTGATGGCCGCACTCATTGACTTTACGATCGGCATCATTTACGGAGGAATCGCCGGCTACAAAGGCGGCAGAACCGACTCAGCGATGATGCGCGTCATCGAAATTTTATACGGACTGCCTTACTTACTCGTTGTCATTCTGCTGCTAGTTGTGATGGGACCAAGTCTTGTAACAATCATTGTAGCCCTGACAGTCACCGGCTGGATTGGGATGGCGCGGATTGTCCGCGGTCAGGTGATGCAGATTAAAAACTATGAATTCGTCACAGCTTCCCAGTCATTTGGTGCAAAAACATCACGGATTATCCGTAAGAACCTTTTGCCAAATACAATGGGACCAATCATTGTTCAAATGACACTAACCGTACCAACAGCCATTTTCGCAGAAGCATTCCTAAGCTTCCTCGGCCTCGGCATCCAGGCACCACACGCAAGCTGGGGCGTCATGGCCAACGACGCACTCGGCGTCATCATCTCAGGCCACTGGTGGAGACTATTCTTCCCGGCATTCTTCATCTCACTCACCATGTTCGCGTTTAACGTACTCGGTGACGGCCTGCAGGATGCCTTAGATCCGAAACTGAGAAAGTAA
- a CDS encoding peptide ABC transporter permease codes for MAGYIAKRFMMMVVTILVIATLTFVLMNAIPGSPFNEDRGTSEAVQANLNAHFGLDQPLYVQYVMYLKSIATFDFGPSIKNPNQTVNDLLGRGFPISAELGIITILLALVSGVVLGVLAALRHNGVIDYLAMTLAVLGISIPNFVLATLVIQQFAVNWGILPAATWSSPAHMVLPVVALATGPMAIIARLTRSSMLEVLTQDYIKMARAKGLTPFKIVVKHALKNAMLPVVTILGTLVAGILTGTFVIEKIFAIPGMGKYFVDSINDRDYPVIMGTTVFYSTILVIMLFLVDVAYTLLDPRIKLVKKGGE; via the coding sequence GTGGCAGGATACATAGCAAAACGTTTTATGATGATGGTCGTAACCATCCTTGTCATTGCAACACTCACATTCGTATTAATGAATGCGATTCCGGGATCACCATTTAACGAGGACCGCGGAACGAGTGAAGCAGTACAGGCAAACTTAAATGCACACTTCGGACTCGATCAGCCGCTGTATGTGCAGTACGTCATGTATTTAAAAAGTATCGCAACATTTGATTTCGGACCATCGATCAAAAATCCGAATCAGACAGTGAATGATTTACTGGGAAGAGGGTTTCCGATTTCAGCAGAGCTCGGAATCATCACCATTCTGCTCGCCTTAGTCTCAGGTGTCGTGCTCGGCGTACTGGCAGCGCTCAGACATAACGGCGTCATTGATTACCTGGCGATGACACTTGCAGTGCTCGGGATTTCGATTCCAAACTTTGTACTTGCAACGCTTGTCATTCAGCAGTTTGCGGTAAATTGGGGCATTCTTCCGGCCGCAACATGGTCGAGTCCCGCACATATGGTACTTCCGGTTGTTGCACTGGCAACAGGCCCGATGGCGATTATCGCCCGTCTGACCCGCTCAAGCATGCTTGAAGTACTGACGCAGGATTACATAAAAATGGCACGTGCAAAAGGGCTGACACCTTTTAAAATCGTTGTCAAACATGCTTTGAAAAATGCGATGCTTCCAGTCGTCACGATTCTCGGCACACTGGTGGCCGGTATTTTAACTGGAACGTTTGTTATTGAAAAAATCTTTGCGATTCCCGGCATGGGTAAGTATTTCGTCGACAGTATTAACGACCGTGACTACCCGGTTATTATGGGAACAACAGTCTTTTATAGTACGATTCTTGTGATTATGCTCTTCCTCGTGGACGTTGCATACACGCTGCTTGATCCGCGGATTAAGCTCGTGAAGAAGGGAGGAGAGTAG
- a CDS encoding D-aminopeptidase has product MKVYLSVDMEGISGLPDYTYVSSNEKNYERGRLIMTHEANAVIEAAFEAGATEVLVNDSHSKMNNIVIEELHPDAMLITGDVKPFSMVQGLDSTYDAAIFLGYHARAGQKGVMSHAMTWGVRNMWVDDEVVGELGFNAMVAGHFGVPVVMVGGDDCAAAEAKALISGVKTAAVKETISRSAVKSLTPVKARALLKETTAEALKNIQAKPLIASDAPVFKIEFTNYGMAEWANLMPGTEIEPDTCIVTFRAKNILEAYQAMLVMTELAMRTSFC; this is encoded by the coding sequence ATGAAGGTGTACTTGTCAGTGGACATGGAGGGGATCTCAGGTCTTCCGGATTATACATATGTCAGTTCAAATGAAAAAAATTATGAGCGCGGCCGGCTGATCATGACGCACGAGGCGAATGCAGTCATTGAGGCGGCGTTTGAAGCAGGCGCCACAGAGGTGCTTGTCAACGACTCACACTCTAAAATGAACAACATTGTCATTGAGGAGCTTCACCCGGATGCGATGCTGATCACAGGGGACGTGAAACCATTTTCAATGGTGCAGGGGCTTGACTCGACGTATGACGCGGCAATCTTCCTCGGCTATCACGCCCGCGCAGGTCAAAAAGGGGTCATGTCACACGCGATGACGTGGGGCGTCCGCAATATGTGGGTGGATGATGAGGTAGTAGGTGAGCTTGGTTTTAATGCAATGGTCGCAGGACACTTCGGCGTTCCGGTTGTCATGGTTGGCGGCGATGATTGTGCAGCCGCTGAAGCAAAAGCGCTCATCAGTGGTGTGAAGACGGCAGCGGTTAAAGAAACGATCTCAAGGTCGGCAGTAAAAAGTCTGACGCCAGTCAAAGCACGTGCACTGTTAAAAGAAACTACAGCTGAAGCTTTAAAGAACATTCAGGCGAAGCCATTAATCGCATCTGATGCACCTGTTTTTAAAATTGAATTCACCAATTACGGCATGGCGGAGTGGGCGAATCTGATGCCCGGCACAGAGATAGAGCCGGACACCTGTATCGTGACATTCAGAGCTAAAAACATCTTAGAAGCATATCAGGCAATGTTAGTCATGACAGAGCTTGCGATGCGCACATCATTTTGTTAG
- a CDS encoding cof-like hydrolase: MTYKMIVLDMDDTLLQDDHSISPETSAALMKAQEKGVKVVLASGRPTFGMWDTANELRLADYGSYILSYNGANIFNAKTKELLFESTLSPETVHHLYDLSQRENVGIQTYVNEAILTPVDNEYTQIESTLTGLPVALTDDFKQAVKEPVVKVLMLEEGSVLKKVEDKLKQELSGTLSVYRSKPYFLEFTEAGVTKGTSLEQLAKKLEIDRSEIIAVGDSYNDLEMIQYAGLGVAMGNAPEDIQREADFVTKTNMDHGVAHVVEKYLL, encoded by the coding sequence ATGACCTATAAAATGATTGTATTAGATATGGACGATACGTTACTGCAGGATGACCATAGCATTTCACCAGAAACGTCTGCTGCACTCATGAAGGCACAGGAAAAAGGCGTGAAAGTTGTGCTCGCTTCAGGCCGCCCGACATTTGGCATGTGGGATACAGCGAATGAACTCCGTCTCGCGGATTACGGAAGTTATATTCTTTCATATAATGGAGCAAATATTTTTAATGCAAAAACGAAGGAGCTGTTATTTGAAAGCACGTTATCACCTGAGACGGTTCACCACCTGTATGATTTGAGCCAGCGTGAAAACGTCGGAATCCAGACGTATGTCAATGAAGCGATTTTGACACCTGTGGATAATGAATATACACAGATCGAATCTACTCTGACCGGTCTTCCGGTTGCACTGACAGATGATTTCAAGCAGGCGGTAAAGGAACCGGTTGTGAAGGTACTGATGCTTGAAGAAGGAAGCGTGCTGAAAAAGGTTGAGGATAAGCTGAAGCAGGAGCTTTCAGGCACACTGAGCGTATACCGCTCAAAGCCATATTTCCTTGAATTCACAGAGGCTGGCGTGACAAAAGGGACAAGCCTTGAACAGCTGGCGAAAAAGCTTGAGATTGACCGTTCTGAAATCATCGCAGTCGGTGACAGTTATAACGACCTTGAAATGATTCAGTATGCAGGGCTTGGCGTTGCGATGGGCAATGCACCTGAGGATATTCAGAGGGAAGCTGACTTTGTGACAAAAACAAATATGGATCACGGCGTCGCGCACGTTGTGGAGAAATATTTACTCTAA
- a CDS encoding RNA pseudouridine synthase, whose translation MQHIQTVLAKSGAYSRRETGRMIEQKRVTVNGVTCTHSTEVLPEDEILIDGKPLPEPAERIYLAFHKPAGITCTAQQKVEGNLVDYLNFNTRIFAVGRLDKASTGLLLLTNDGSIVNPLMKEAADKEKEYLVETKRPVSDEMIAKMRAGGLLIKGKAASPAFAEKTGEYTFRIILKQGLNRQIRRMCSAFGNHVTSLKRVRISHIHLGSLPAGEWRHLNLEEIHLLKVGVNDQN comes from the coding sequence ATGCAGCATATTCAAACTGTTTTAGCGAAAAGCGGTGCATATTCCAGACGCGAAACAGGCAGAATGATTGAGCAGAAGCGCGTCACGGTAAATGGTGTGACATGTACCCATTCCACTGAAGTGCTGCCTGAAGATGAGATTCTAATTGATGGAAAGCCTTTACCGGAGCCTGCTGAGCGCATCTATCTTGCTTTTCATAAACCGGCAGGCATCACCTGTACAGCGCAGCAGAAAGTAGAGGGCAACCTTGTCGACTACCTTAACTTCAACACGAGGATTTTTGCTGTCGGCAGACTGGATAAAGCATCAACCGGGCTGCTGCTTCTGACAAATGACGGCTCCATTGTGAATCCGCTCATGAAGGAGGCTGCTGACAAGGAAAAGGAGTATCTCGTAGAAACGAAGCGTCCTGTATCAGACGAAATGATTGCAAAAATGCGTGCCGGCGGTTTGCTGATTAAAGGCAAAGCCGCCTCGCCTGCTTTTGCTGAAAAAACAGGTGAATATACATTTCGGATTATTTTAAAACAGGGATTGAATCGGCAGATCCGCCGCATGTGCAGCGCTTTTGGCAACCATGTAACCAGCCTGAAAAGAGTGCGCATTTCACATATCCACCTTGGATCACTGCCGGCTGGTGAATGGCGGCATTTAAACCTTGAAGAGATACACCTGCTAAAAGTCGGAGTAAATGATCAAAACTAG